In one window of Flavobacterium ginsengisoli DNA:
- a CDS encoding zinc-dependent metalloprotease: MQAYNKVITDKAKNKSGLFTVSQVDAKYYFQIPDSLFNRYMLVVTRYLSTPEGFGSFGGEKTNEQTIYFEKGSNNTVYLRSLQYRQDVRSADSMLAKALEGSNENPIVAAFPIKTTNPDTKDVVIEVTDVFKKDNAMFSIGNQDKTEKKLSSLADDKSFVESIDTYPINIEAKTTKTYTSSTASSGSITLRLNTSIVLLPKTPMRKRFFDERVGYFANKYVLFDDDEQRAQKKFIVQRYRLEPKDKDIKKYLRGELVEPKKQIVYYIDPATPKKWRPYLIAGINDWQKAFEAAGFKNAIVGKEWPEDDKTMSLEDARYSVVRYLASETPNAYGPRISDPRSGEIMESHVGWYHNVMKLVQRWYMIQAGPLDPRARKMHLDDELMGQLIRFVSSHEIGHTIGLRHNMGASSATPVEKLRDKKWVEENGHTVSIMDYARFNYVAQPEDNISPKGLYPRIGSYDKWAVEWGYKYYTNTKDEFEEEKLLAKLTTDSLTANPKLWFGGEGKDEDPRSQSEDLGDDAVLASDYGIKNLKRVVPHLIEWTYQPNDPYDNLADMHKAVVRQYGLYLYHVLKYIGNNYITKRTVDEKGVVYKPVPKAKVKAAIDYLGRQLFVSPLWMYPQEIDDLIALKREDQISDQQNQVLNMLLSSGMLYNISLKSMQSEGAYTVPEFLNDVQQIVWVKFSGDEKQDYYRRSFQRGYIEKLGMLLLPKELEPGKASNTAQRSDVRLYGKQHLLKLKTDITKLMSASTGINKDHYESILIEIDKIITKLDKPTS, translated from the coding sequence ATGCAGGCTTATAATAAAGTAATTACAGATAAGGCTAAAAACAAATCAGGTCTTTTTACTGTTAGCCAAGTTGATGCTAAATATTACTTTCAGATTCCTGACAGTTTATTTAATCGATACATGTTGGTTGTAACAAGATATCTTTCTACGCCTGAAGGTTTTGGAAGTTTTGGTGGAGAAAAAACGAACGAACAGACAATCTATTTTGAAAAAGGTTCGAATAATACAGTCTATTTAAGATCGCTTCAATACAGACAAGATGTTCGTTCTGCCGATTCTATGCTGGCAAAAGCATTAGAAGGAAGCAACGAAAATCCGATTGTGGCTGCATTTCCAATCAAAACAACCAATCCAGACACAAAAGATGTAGTTATTGAAGTAACAGACGTTTTCAAAAAAGATAACGCGATGTTTTCTATCGGAAATCAGGACAAAACAGAGAAAAAATTAAGTTCTCTTGCTGATGATAAATCTTTTGTTGAAAGTATAGATACATATCCCATTAATATTGAAGCCAAAACAACAAAAACCTACACGAGTTCTACTGCAAGTAGCGGAAGCATCACATTACGATTAAACACTTCTATTGTACTGCTTCCGAAAACGCCAATGCGAAAACGTTTCTTTGATGAAAGGGTAGGTTATTTTGCTAATAAATATGTTTTGTTTGATGATGATGAACAGCGCGCTCAAAAGAAATTTATTGTTCAACGCTACCGTTTAGAGCCAAAAGACAAAGACATTAAAAAGTACTTGAGAGGCGAATTGGTAGAACCCAAAAAACAAATTGTTTATTATATCGATCCAGCAACGCCAAAAAAATGGAGGCCTTATTTAATTGCAGGTATCAACGATTGGCAGAAAGCTTTTGAAGCGGCAGGATTTAAAAATGCTATTGTAGGTAAAGAATGGCCAGAAGATGATAAAACCATGAGTTTGGAAGATGCAAGATATTCTGTAGTACGATATTTAGCTTCTGAAACACCAAATGCTTACGGACCAAGAATTAGTGATCCAAGAAGTGGTGAAATTATGGAAAGCCACGTTGGCTGGTATCATAATGTAATGAAATTGGTTCAAAGATGGTACATGATTCAAGCCGGGCCTTTAGATCCAAGAGCAAGAAAAATGCATCTGGATGATGAATTGATGGGACAATTAATTCGTTTTGTTTCTTCTCACGAAATTGGGCATACGATTGGTTTGCGTCATAATATGGGAGCGAGCAGTGCAACTCCAGTAGAAAAACTTCGCGATAAAAAATGGGTCGAAGAAAATGGACACACTGTTTCTATTATGGATTATGCCCGTTTTAATTATGTAGCACAGCCAGAAGATAATATTAGTCCAAAAGGCCTTTATCCGCGTATTGGGAGTTATGATAAATGGGCTGTTGAATGGGGGTATAAATATTATACAAACACTAAAGACGAATTTGAAGAAGAAAAATTATTGGCCAAATTAACAACCGATAGTTTAACAGCAAATCCGAAATTATGGTTTGGAGGAGAAGGTAAAGACGAAGATCCGCGTAGTCAATCTGAAGATCTTGGAGACGATGCGGTACTTGCGAGCGATTACGGAATTAAAAACTTAAAGCGTGTTGTGCCTCATCTTATCGAATGGACCTATCAGCCAAACGATCCGTACGATAATTTAGCAGACATGCACAAAGCAGTAGTAAGACAATACGGATTGTATTTGTATCATGTTCTAAAATATATCGGAAACAACTATATCACAAAAAGAACAGTAGATGAAAAAGGAGTAGTTTATAAACCAGTTCCTAAAGCAAAAGTAAAAGCGGCAATAGATTATTTAGGAAGACAATTGTTTGTTTCACCGCTTTGGATGTATCCGCAAGAAATTGATGATCTTATTGCTTTAAAGAGAGAAGACCAAATTTCAGATCAGCAGAATCAAGTGTTGAATATGTTGTTGAGCTCTGGAATGCTTTATAATATTAGTTTGAAGTCGATGCAATCTGAAGGAGCTTATACAGTTCCTGAGTTTTTAAACGATGTACAGCAAATCGTTTGGGTGAAATTTAGCGGAGACGAAAAACAAGATTATTACAGAAGAAGTTTTCAGCGAGGCTATATTGAAAAGTTAGGAATGCTTTTATTGCCAAAAGAACTAGAGCCTGGCAAAGCTTCGAATACGGCACAACGCAGTGATGTGAGATTGTATGGAAAACAGCATCTTTTAAAGTTAAAAACAGATATCACGAAATTGATGAGTGCTTCAACAGGAATCAACAAAGACCACTACGAAAGCATCTTAATAGAAATAGATAAAATCATTACCAAATTAGATAAACCTACATCATGA
- a CDS encoding HlyD family secretion protein, giving the protein MVKQGDTVHTGQLVAILRSNEINAIKAQALAAIDAAKGQQELLTQGARPELIEATSKLYQISEEQYKLFSTTYDRMERLYNADVISGQEKDVFYFKFQAAKKEMETAKLNLKMLKDGARPELLKTANAIVKQAEEAYELTKALGDNTRVLAPADGVISSMVTHQGEIVSIGYPMMTIEKKNSTVIKFNIRQDKANLLKVGTKASVKVPGCDPEVFDVLVSSIAPTLEFANWVPSKDKGEFELRTFTIEFRPEKLAEIKGLRSGMTASLILP; this is encoded by the coding sequence TTGGTAAAACAAGGTGATACGGTGCACACAGGCCAATTGGTTGCTATACTTCGTTCAAACGAAATCAATGCGATAAAGGCACAAGCATTGGCAGCAATTGATGCTGCAAAAGGACAGCAGGAATTGCTTACTCAAGGTGCAAGACCAGAACTTATTGAAGCGACTTCAAAGCTATATCAAATAAGTGAGGAGCAATACAAATTGTTTAGCACTACTTACGATAGAATGGAACGTTTGTATAATGCTGATGTAATATCGGGTCAAGAAAAAGATGTCTTTTATTTTAAATTTCAGGCGGCAAAAAAAGAAATGGAAACCGCAAAATTAAACCTGAAAATGCTAAAAGACGGTGCAAGACCAGAATTATTAAAAACGGCAAATGCAATTGTAAAACAAGCCGAAGAGGCATACGAACTAACAAAAGCGCTTGGCGATAATACTAGAGTGTTGGCTCCGGCAGATGGTGTGATCTCGAGTATGGTTACCCATCAGGGAGAAATTGTTTCTATTGGTTATCCTATGATGACTATTGAAAAGAAAAATTCGACGGTAATAAAATTTAATATCAGGCAAGACAAAGCAAATCTCCTTAAAGTGGGGACTAAAGCTTCTGTAAAAGTTCCTGGCTGCGATCCTGAAGTTTTTGATGTCTTAGTTAGTTCTATTGCTCCAACATTAGAATTTGCCAATTGGGTGCCTTCTAAAGATAAAGGCGAGTTTGAACTCAGAACATTTACAATTGAGTTTAGACCTGAAAAATTAGCGGAAATAAAAGGATTACGTTCAGGTATGACGGCTTCACTAATTCTACCTTGA
- a CDS encoding ABC transporter permease, whose product MFYLVMLVVPAVLFTFYAFIYQKQEAKHLAFAIWDDDQSAISRQLTFLLEQKESLNITRRVYSEEEVKRLINEGKILGAVHFPANLQKNIYSRHPSTVTLYTNAASLVPAKMIYKAVAEVIITGSTGVVLQKLVKTGMKADQAMALANPIKLNAYQLYNATYNYQEYLVPGLITVSMQMILIISCMLALNYEWKTETMEELYHCSNGSVINVIVGKTIAHLVVSWINFILIAFVVFPYFDIGVPSATGKFFVIYTFLSLACIGIGMFISALFKDVMLSGDVALFYTSPAFVFSGFTFPRWAMPWYDQYYALIMPYTAFLDGFFKLYYMNLPLKYAQGDLIKLLIFCAVMFPTAILLFRRQFNLVFDEKKEAKLID is encoded by the coding sequence GTGTTTTACCTTGTTATGTTAGTTGTTCCAGCTGTATTATTTACATTTTATGCTTTTATATATCAAAAACAAGAAGCCAAACACTTAGCTTTTGCCATTTGGGATGATGATCAAAGCGCCATAAGTAGACAACTTACTTTTTTATTAGAACAAAAAGAATCCCTAAATATTACGCGTCGCGTTTACAGTGAAGAAGAGGTTAAAAGATTAATTAACGAAGGCAAAATTTTAGGGGCTGTTCATTTTCCAGCAAATCTTCAAAAAAATATTTATAGCAGGCATCCAAGCACTGTGACTTTATATACGAATGCCGCTTCTCTGGTTCCTGCAAAAATGATTTACAAAGCTGTGGCAGAAGTTATAATTACAGGTAGTACAGGAGTAGTTTTACAAAAACTTGTAAAAACAGGAATGAAAGCAGATCAAGCCATGGCACTTGCTAATCCGATAAAACTAAATGCTTATCAGCTTTATAATGCTACTTATAATTATCAGGAGTATTTAGTCCCTGGATTAATTACAGTAAGTATGCAGATGATTTTGATTATAAGTTGTATGCTGGCATTAAATTATGAATGGAAAACCGAAACCATGGAGGAGTTGTATCATTGTTCAAATGGCTCTGTTATCAATGTAATTGTAGGAAAAACAATTGCTCATCTTGTAGTAAGCTGGATTAATTTTATTTTGATTGCTTTTGTAGTATTTCCTTATTTCGATATTGGAGTTCCTAGTGCAACAGGAAAGTTTTTTGTTATTTACACTTTTCTGTCTTTGGCTTGTATAGGAATCGGAATGTTTATCTCTGCATTATTCAAAGATGTAATGCTGTCTGGAGATGTTGCTTTGTTTTATACTTCTCCAGCTTTTGTATTCAGCGGTTTTACATTTCCGCGTTGGGCAATGCCGTGGTACGATCAATATTATGCGCTTATAATGCCATATACCGCATTTTTAGACGGATTTTTTAAACTGTATTATATGAATCTGCCTTTAAAATATGCCCAAGGAGATTTAATCAAACTCCTAATTTTTTGTGCCGTAATGTTTCCAACAGCAATTTTATTGTTTCGACGTCAATTTAATTTAGTTTTCGATGAAAAAAAAGAAGCAAAACTCATTGATTAG
- a CDS encoding TolC family protein: protein MKIQLLKAKFYLILFSVALISLEVNAQTASLEYCFNAAKQNNISLKQAKSGLKTVEYNLQAEKNSYFPKVDLLSSYTYLSSPLTINLQSVKDGIVEGSSKQSVNTANQIYNEITGGNLSQAAQDRIYNTSKTIIGGIYPNYNPSLSEQSYFLAGVGVRQPLYLGNKLNSSVDLAQSVVTSAGLNVEAVDKEVTFLITLQYLRILYLNSLMQKQQMIITALDKNKTYAEESVKNEILPPYQKNWTNVVLIQAKSQFNSIENDKKNAQIELNKLMGADLDQVLTISDTLNYNRINLSEPKKDFWLTNPVQQMAENKIAYAETAEKISKSLALPNVFAVGNFNLYQKDLPVAIPDWFVALELQWTLFNAQTSKRTQVAKQLIDEARLGEENVSLSASGKV, encoded by the coding sequence ATGAAGATACAACTTTTAAAAGCCAAGTTTTATTTAATTCTCTTTTCAGTTGCTCTTATTAGTTTGGAGGTAAATGCCCAAACAGCATCGCTTGAATATTGTTTTAATGCCGCAAAACAAAATAATATTTCGCTCAAGCAAGCCAAATCGGGCTTAAAAACAGTAGAATATAATCTTCAGGCTGAAAAGAACAGTTATTTTCCAAAAGTAGATCTTTTATCCAGCTATACTTATTTAAGCAGTCCTTTAACAATTAATCTGCAGTCAGTTAAAGACGGAATTGTAGAAGGGTCATCAAAGCAGAGTGTCAATACGGCCAATCAGATATATAATGAAATCACTGGAGGTAATTTATCGCAAGCCGCGCAGGATCGAATTTATAATACTTCGAAAACTATAATCGGAGGCATTTATCCTAATTATAATCCGTCTTTAAGCGAACAGTCTTATTTTTTGGCAGGTGTGGGAGTGAGGCAACCTCTTTATTTAGGAAATAAATTAAACTCTTCTGTAGATCTTGCTCAGTCTGTCGTTACTTCGGCTGGACTTAATGTCGAAGCTGTAGATAAAGAAGTAACTTTCTTAATAACACTTCAATATTTAAGAATACTGTATCTTAATTCTTTAATGCAGAAACAGCAAATGATTATTACGGCTTTAGATAAAAATAAAACCTATGCCGAAGAGTCTGTAAAAAATGAAATTCTGCCTCCATATCAAAAAAATTGGACGAATGTAGTTTTAATTCAAGCAAAAAGTCAATTTAACTCCATCGAGAATGATAAAAAAAATGCACAAATTGAATTGAACAAATTGATGGGAGCCGATCTGGATCAGGTTTTGACAATTTCGGATACATTAAATTACAATAGAATTAATTTAAGCGAACCAAAGAAAGATTTTTGGCTTACCAATCCGGTTCAGCAAATGGCAGAAAACAAAATAGCATATGCTGAAACTGCTGAAAAAATAAGTAAATCTCTAGCATTGCCAAACGTTTTTGCTGTTGGAAATTTCAACCTTTATCAAAAAGATCTTCCTGTTGCCATTCCAGATTGGTTTGTTGCTTTAGAATTGCAATGGACTTTATTTAATGCCCAAACAAGTAAACGTACACAGGTTGCTAAACAACTAATCGACGAAGCTAGATTAGGAGAAGAAAATGTGAGTTTGTCTGCTTCAGGTAAAGTCTAA
- a CDS encoding RagB/SusD family nutrient uptake outer membrane protein, translated as MKKIYITLITLVMLTASSCEEYTDVTPKGALVVETPEQFLELVSLPNRGYPINNFQYLSDDQWMREANVIGRTPNIDIINFTFDESVDRVSLMTGSSFYNQAYTYINRWNTIISLVDNSKGDESVKRLAKAEAKIYRAYDHFLLVNTYAKGYDPQTAATDGGICIMDKFDLEAQPAKATVAQVYNFIQKDIEDALPYLQEKPTDVYHPSLAFAYAFKAKVHLFKREIAEAESAAQKSLSYNNQIFDMVAYNTKGGPTALAVPAADNVEVLSYMYMTGYNEMNFAQSYIISPELRNLFGTNDARFNLFFNSTSTTNLDQGSNTAYWATQYTRFFYPTVGMKTTEVYLILAECYARENRLSESVDVLNTLRAKRILSGTINLEVPATRKEIMELVINERRKELLLGFNRFFDLKRLNTESEYAKTVTRVFPIVNKTVPQKTYTLQPNSRLYIVPFPLSALTKNPKLTLNTDEKVPF; from the coding sequence ATGAAAAAGATATATATAACACTAATAACGCTAGTGATGTTAACAGCATCATCATGCGAAGAATACACAGATGTTACACCAAAAGGAGCTTTGGTGGTAGAAACGCCAGAACAATTTCTTGAATTGGTGTCGCTGCCAAACAGAGGTTACCCGATCAATAACTTTCAGTATTTGTCAGATGATCAATGGATGCGTGAAGCCAATGTAATCGGAAGAACGCCAAACATCGATATCATTAATTTTACTTTTGACGAAAGCGTAGACCGAGTTTCTTTAATGACTGGTTCAAGTTTTTATAATCAAGCTTATACCTATATCAACCGATGGAATACAATTATTTCTTTAGTAGATAACAGTAAAGGAGATGAAAGCGTAAAGAGATTAGCCAAAGCTGAAGCTAAAATTTACAGAGCTTATGATCACTTTTTATTGGTAAATACTTATGCAAAAGGTTATGACCCGCAGACTGCTGCAACTGATGGAGGAATTTGCATCATGGATAAATTTGATCTAGAAGCACAGCCAGCAAAAGCTACTGTTGCTCAGGTTTACAATTTTATTCAGAAAGATATAGAAGATGCATTGCCATATCTTCAAGAAAAACCAACAGATGTTTATCATCCGTCACTTGCATTTGCTTATGCTTTTAAAGCGAAAGTGCATTTGTTTAAACGTGAAATCGCAGAGGCAGAATCGGCAGCGCAAAAATCGTTGAGCTATAACAATCAGATTTTTGATATGGTAGCATATAATACAAAAGGCGGACCTACGGCACTTGCTGTACCAGCTGCAGATAACGTTGAGGTTTTGAGTTATATGTACATGACAGGTTATAATGAAATGAATTTTGCTCAGAGTTATATTATTAGTCCTGAACTGCGAAATTTATTCGGAACAAACGATGCTCGTTTTAATTTGTTCTTCAATTCTACAAGTACAACCAATTTAGATCAAGGTTCGAATACAGCGTACTGGGCAACTCAATATACGAGATTCTTTTACCCAACAGTTGGAATGAAAACAACAGAAGTATATTTAATTCTTGCTGAATGTTATGCGAGAGAAAATAGACTTAGCGAATCGGTAGATGTTTTAAATACATTAAGAGCAAAACGTATTTTATCAGGTACAATAAACTTAGAGGTTCCTGCTACAAGAAAAGAAATAATGGAACTTGTAATTAACGAAAGAAGAAAAGAATTGCTTTTAGGTTTTAATAGATTTTTTGATTTAAAAAGACTGAATACAGAATCTGAATATGCAAAGACAGTTACGAGAGTATTTCCAATTGTAAACAAAACAGTTCCGCAGAAAACATATACTTTACAGCCTAATTCAAGACTATACATTGTTCCGTTCCCTTTATCGGCATTGACAAAAAATCCAAAACTTACTTTAAATACAGACGAAAAAGTTCCGTTTTAA
- a CDS encoding SusC/RagA family TonB-linked outer membrane protein — translation MVLCSFTGQAQSVTINFKDTPLEKVLKEVAKQANFEVFYTQKLLKDSKPVSISVKSANVNEVLNQIFKNQNVKYTITNQTIVVTAPKTEERGNGLIDIRGKVVNNRNEPFPGVSVTIWGTNRVSVTDFDGSFYFEKVPSNGVLDCTGLTIEKKSFGINDRTELTLVVEDKVVAMKEVVVTGFQTIARSNFTGAIAKVDEKVLNENINANLSSALEGRVAGLMFQKNPSGSAADKPILRGMGTFSDQVGYSPLLVIDGLPTELTLDDINPYDIESVDVLKDAAAASIYGSRAANGIIVLTTKKGNGRLKVSINSDFFIAEKPNLRDMNYASTSDLIDYEQAVYNRERARYADTATMFNSYGDIGSSSMKYYSPLYQLNRDLEEGVINNADYNSTIAQWRKNDYNKDYRNNVWQNEFRQRYNIAFSGSTTRQNTYVSLNYDESKNRIKYNNSRAFNLYAKSSFQLNNWLNATFGVNGTYSNDDVTDSSYNNYDIQKRYERITDDNGALVMSPFVGINDGFTSGSVINPYVARKIGALSGFKSTEFNVLDALKEGIEQQNSLSLRTFANVKAKLYKGLSFNTQFQYEVRRNDNEQYYDIDSYKMRYAINSLTGYNPTTNSYTYVDGFSSGGRYKQSSSQASNYSFRNQLDFNQDFADGKHSINALAGFEMRETFVPRTIEQLRYGYDPVTLSSAVLNNLALSQTGVASYIYGSNRTLAALGRTQTEILHRYFSVFSTASYTYLSKYNVTGSYRVDRADLFGVDPKYKNRPLWSVGLGWNISNEDFMKETKWVSMLKLRATYGINGNIDQSTTPYITATRRNDNLYQSLQYTNITAQPNPMLRWEKTQSTNLGVDYSLFRAKLNGSIDVYRKYSSDLLATTDLDPTVGALSRRINAGALLNKGVELSVGSEWYNTGDLRISSNLIFAFNETTVKKVTRAQSTASVYVSSPANYFLENEAYNSLYAYKYGGTVNGYPYVLDENGNPSITFDDNGNPISTSVKTVTNPDALVNMGTLMPKYTGSISQRFSYKQFDLNFLFVFSGGNVMRKETLDMGSDLVNLSGIADRYTDTNRNGNTRLYVDFDESMRNYATTISSQWRNSSANVVDGDYIKLRNISLGYNLPKAFANKIKMASAKFTFQVNNLWYWSACGNHIDPEVYSANSATRNLPLPRTYLLGFNLTL, via the coding sequence ATGGTGTTGTGCAGTTTTACTGGACAAGCACAAAGTGTTACCATAAACTTTAAAGATACTCCTTTAGAAAAAGTGCTAAAAGAAGTGGCTAAACAAGCTAATTTCGAAGTTTTTTATACTCAAAAATTGCTTAAAGATTCGAAACCAGTTAGCATTAGTGTTAAGAGTGCGAATGTAAATGAGGTTTTAAATCAGATCTTTAAAAATCAAAATGTAAAATATACAATTACCAACCAAACTATCGTGGTAACGGCTCCAAAAACCGAAGAGCGGGGAAACGGATTGATAGATATACGAGGCAAGGTAGTAAATAATAGAAACGAGCCTTTTCCTGGTGTATCTGTAACCATTTGGGGAACTAATCGAGTTAGTGTAACTGATTTTGACGGTAGCTTTTATTTTGAAAAAGTGCCATCAAATGGAGTTTTGGATTGTACAGGATTAACAATTGAAAAAAAATCTTTTGGCATTAATGACCGAACAGAACTTACTCTTGTTGTCGAAGACAAAGTTGTCGCTATGAAGGAAGTTGTGGTAACTGGTTTTCAGACTATTGCAAGAAGCAATTTTACAGGTGCAATTGCTAAAGTGGATGAAAAAGTTTTAAACGAAAACATTAATGCCAATTTATCAAGCGCTCTTGAAGGCCGTGTGGCTGGTTTAATGTTTCAAAAAAATCCAAGTGGGTCGGCGGCAGACAAACCAATATTAAGAGGTATGGGAACTTTTTCTGACCAAGTTGGATATAGTCCGCTTTTAGTCATAGATGGTCTTCCAACGGAGTTGACTTTAGACGATATTAATCCTTATGATATCGAAAGTGTAGATGTTCTTAAAGATGCGGCGGCAGCATCTATTTATGGCTCTAGGGCTGCAAACGGTATTATCGTTTTAACTACCAAAAAAGGAAATGGTAGGCTGAAAGTAAGTATTAATTCTGATTTCTTTATTGCTGAAAAACCTAATTTAAGGGATATGAATTATGCTTCTACAAGCGATTTAATTGATTATGAGCAAGCGGTTTATAATAGAGAAAGAGCAAGATATGCTGATACAGCAACTATGTTCAACAGTTATGGCGATATTGGAAGTAGCAGTATGAAATATTACAGTCCGCTTTATCAGCTAAATAGAGATTTAGAAGAAGGCGTAATCAACAATGCTGATTATAATAGTACAATTGCGCAATGGAGAAAAAACGATTACAATAAAGATTACCGCAATAATGTTTGGCAGAACGAATTTAGACAACGTTACAATATTGCTTTTTCTGGAAGCACAACGAGACAGAATACGTATGTGTCACTTAATTACGACGAATCAAAAAATCGTATAAAGTATAATAATAGCCGTGCATTTAATCTTTATGCAAAAAGCAGTTTTCAGTTAAATAACTGGCTGAATGCTACATTTGGAGTAAACGGAACGTACAGTAACGATGATGTAACCGATTCTAGTTACAATAATTACGATATTCAAAAAAGATACGAGCGTATTACAGATGATAACGGAGCTCTTGTAATGTCACCATTTGTTGGTATTAATGACGGTTTTACTTCGGGTAGTGTAATTAATCCTTATGTGGCTAGAAAAATTGGAGCTTTAAGCGGTTTCAAATCAACAGAATTTAATGTTTTAGATGCGCTTAAAGAAGGGATTGAACAGCAAAATTCATTAAGCTTAAGAACTTTTGCTAATGTAAAAGCAAAATTATATAAAGGATTAAGCTTTAACACTCAATTTCAGTACGAAGTACGACGAAATGATAATGAGCAATATTATGATATTGACTCTTACAAAATGCGTTATGCAATTAACTCTTTAACAGGATACAATCCAACAACAAATTCCTATACATATGTAGATGGTTTTTCATCAGGAGGCCGATACAAACAATCAAGCAGTCAAGCGAGTAATTATTCGTTTAGAAATCAATTAGATTTTAATCAGGATTTTGCAGATGGAAAACATTCTATTAATGCATTAGCTGGTTTTGAAATGCGCGAAACTTTTGTACCAAGAACAATTGAGCAATTAAGATACGGTTATGATCCTGTAACACTTAGTTCTGCGGTACTTAATAATTTAGCGTTAAGCCAAACTGGTGTTGCGAGTTATATTTATGGAAGTAACCGTACGCTAGCGGCTTTAGGAAGAACACAGACTGAAATTTTACATCGATATTTTTCAGTTTTTAGCACAGCAAGTTATACTTATTTATCTAAATATAATGTTACAGGAAGCTACCGTGTTGATAGAGCCGATTTGTTTGGAGTAGATCCAAAGTATAAAAATCGTCCATTATGGTCTGTAGGTTTAGGATGGAATATCAGTAATGAAGATTTCATGAAAGAGACAAAATGGGTAAGCATGCTAAAATTAAGAGCTACTTATGGTATTAACGGAAATATTGATCAAAGTACAACTCCATATATTACAGCAACAAGAAGAAATGATAACTTATATCAATCTTTACAATATACCAATATTACAGCACAGCCTAACCCAATGTTAAGATGGGAAAAAACGCAAAGCACCAATTTGGGTGTTGATTACAGTTTATTCCGTGCAAAGTTAAATGGTAGTATTGATGTGTATCGTAAATACAGCAGTGATTTGTTAGCAACAACAGATCTAGATCCGACAGTTGGAGCTTTGTCAAGAAGAATAAATGCTGGAGCATTGTTAAACAAAGGAGTAGAACTAAGTGTAGGATCTGAGTGGTACAATACAGGTGATTTACGTATTTCTTCTAACTTAATTTTTGCTTTCAACGAAACAACGGTTAAAAAAGTTACAAGAGCTCAATCTACAGCTTCTGTTTATGTGTCTTCGCCAGCAAATTACTTTTTAGAAAATGAAGCATATAATAGTTTATATGCTTACAAATATGGAGGAACTGTTAATGGATATCCTTATGTTTTGGATGAAAATGGAAATCCGTCAATTACTTTTGATGATAATGGAAACCCAATTTCGACTTCAGTAAAAACAGTTACAAACCCAGATGCTTTGGTTAACATGGGAACTTTGATGCCAAAATATACGGGATCGATTTCTCAACGTTTTTCATACAAACAATTTGATTTGAATTTCTTGTTTGTTTTCTCTGGAGGAAACGTAATGCGCAAAGAAACTCTTGATATGGGTTCTGATTTAGTGAACCTTTCAGGAATTGCAGATCGTTATACAGATACAAACAGAAATGGAAACACTCGTTTGTATGTAGATTTTGACGAAAGTATGAGAAACTACGCAACAACTATAAGCAGTCAGTGGAGAAATTCAAGTGCAAATGTTGTAGACGGTGATTACATAAAACTTAGAAATATATCATTAGGGTATAATTTGCCAAAAGCTTTTGCAAACAAAATTAAAATGGCATCGGCAAAGTTTACTTTTCAAGTAAATAATCTTTGGTATTGGAGTGCTTGCGGAAATCATATTGATCCAGAAGTTTATAGTGCAAACTCTGCTACACGTAATTTACCGTTACCAAGAACTTATTTACTTGGTTTTAATCTTACTCTTTAA